GTCGGCCGCGTGCACTGTCCCGGCTGCGGCCAGCCGATCGCCGCGTACACCGTGCAGCAGATCGTCGACGAGGCGCTGGCACTGCCCGAGCGGACGCGGTTTGCGGTGATCGCGCCCGTCGTGCGCGGGCAGCGCGGGGACCTCGCGGATCGGTTGGCGCGGCTCGCACGGGAAGGGTTCACGCGCGTCGCGATCGACGGCGAGCCGTACGACCTGAGCGCGGGCATCCCGGCCGTCGACCCGGATGCGCCCCACCATCTCGACGTGACCGTCGACCGGCTGATCGTCAAGTCCGGGGTACGCCAGCGCCTCGCGGACTCGGTCGAGTTGGCGCTGGCGCTCGCCGGCGGCCGGGTGGACATCGCGCCGGTCGACGGGCCGCGGGTTCACCGCTCCGAGCGGTTTGCGTGCATCGACTGCGACGTGTCCCTTCCCCCGGTCGAACCACGGCTGTTTTCGTTCAACAGCCCGCACGGGGCGTGTCCGGAGTGCGAAGGCCTCGGCTGCGGCGCGTGCGATCGATCGCGGCTGCGCCCCGAGGCGCGCGCGGTGCGCCTCGGCGGCCTTGCGATCCACGAGCTGGCGCGACTTCCCCTGGCGGATGCGCTCGCGCACGTGCGCGACCTCGACCTCACCGCCCGCGAGCGCGCCATCGGCGAGCGCATCGTGCGCGAGGTCGACCAGCGGTTGCGGTTCTTGGTCGACGTCGGTTTGCCGTACCTGTCGCTCGACCGGCCGGCGGCGACGCTGTCGACCGGCGAAGCGCAGCGCATCCGCGTCGCGACCCAACTGGGCGGCGCGCTCTCCGGCGTGCTGTACGTGCTCGACGAGCCGTCGATCGGACTGCATCCGCGCGACACCGAGCGGCTGCTCGGCGCGCTGCGGCGGCTGCGGGACCTCGGCAACACGGTGCTCGTGGTCGAGCACGACGAGGCGACCGTCCGCGCCGCCGACTGGGTGGTCGACATGGGGCCGGGGGCCGGCGTGCGCGGCGGCGAGGTGGTCGCGGCGGGGACGCCGGCCGCCATCGCCTCCGACCCGCGGTCGATCACGGGCGCGTACCTGTCGGGTCGCCGGGCGATCCGACCGCCGCGCCGCCGTCCGCCGGCGCGCGCGCACCTGACCGTTCGCGGCGCGCGCGAGCACAACCTGCGCGGCATCGACGTGGCGTTCCCGGTCGGCCGGTTCGTGTGCGTGACCGGCGTGTCGGGATCCGGCAAGTCGTCGCTGGTCGTCGACACGCTGCTGCCTGCGTTGCAGGCGCGGCTCGGCGGGTCGCCAGAACGGATCGGCGCGCACGACCGGATCGACGGCGCACACCACGTCGATCGCGTGATCGCCGTCGACTCGGCGCCGATCGGGCGGTCGCCGCGGTCGAACCCCGCGACGTTCACGGGCCTGTTTCAGCCGATCCGCGACCTGTTCGCGCAGCTGCCCGAGTCGCGCGCTCGCGGCTACAAGGCGGGGCGGTACTCGTTCAACGTCAAGGGCGGCCGCTGCGAGGCGTGCGAGGGCGACGGGGTCAAACGGATCGAGATGCACTTTTTGCCGGACGTATACGTGGTGTGCGACGCGTGCGGCGGTCGGCGGTACAACCGCGAGACGCTGGAAGTGCGGTTCAAAGGCTACAGCATCGCCGACATCCTCGACCTGACGGTCGCGGAAGCGCTCGGCGTGCTGGCGCACGTGCCGGCGCTGCGGGTGCGGCTCGAAGCACTGCGGGACGTCGGGCTCGACTACCTGACCTTGGGGCAGCCGGCGCCGACCCTGTCGGGCGGCGAAGCGCAGCGACTCAAGCTCGCGCGCGAGTTGGCGCGGCGCGGCGGCGACCGGACGTTGTACGTCCTCGACGAGCCGACGACCGGCCTGCACGTGTCGGACATCGACCGACTGCTGCACGTGCTCGGGCTGCTGGTGGACGACGGCAACACGGTGATCGTGATCGAGCACAACCTCGACGTGATCCGGTGGGCCGACTGGATCGTCGACCTCGGCCCGGAGGCCGGCGCGGGGGGCGGCCGCGTCGTGTGCGCCGGCACGCCCGACGACGTGGCCGAGTGCGCCGCGTCGCACACGGGCCGGGCGTTGCGCGACGCGCGACGGTGAGCGGCTGCCGCGCCGCGACTCAAAACAGCGCCCGCAGGCTCGCAGGGTCGGAGATGATCACCTTGCGGCCCTCGGTCGTGATGTACTTCTTCTTCTTGAACTGCGACAGCGTGAGCGACACCGTCTCGCGGGTCGACCCGATCAGGTTGGCCAGTTCTTGGTGCGTGATCTTGAGCTGGACGAGCGTGCCGCGCGCATCCTCGACGCCGTATTCCTCGGCCAGGTTGAGGAGCAGTTCGGCCAGCTTGCTCGTCACGTCGCGGAAGACGAGCGCCTCGAGCTTGTCCTCGATGTCGCGGCGGCGACCCGCGAGAATGCGGACCATCTGATAGCCGAGCTGCGCGTTGTCCCGGATCAGGCGCTCGAAGTCGGGCCGCGGGATCTCGGTGATCATGGAGTTGTCCATCGCCTCGGCCATCTCGGCCCGCGGACCGCCGTCGACCAGGCAGGTTTCGCCGAACATCTCGCTCGGCCCGCAATACGACAGGGTGAGCGCCTTGCCGTCGCGGGTGACCTTCGAGATCTTGATGCGGCCCCCGTTGACGAAGAACACGGCGTCCCCCGGGTCCCCCGGCAGGTAGACCACGTCGCGGCGCCGGACCTCGCGCACGTCCACGAGATCCGCGAGGCGGGCGAGAACCTCCGGGCCTAGCTCCGCCAACAACGGGATTTTCTTCAGGTACCAGAGGATACGGCGCGGATCCTGCACAAGCCGGAATGTACCAGGGCTTGCAAAATACGGCAATCCTGTTGCGGCGATTA
This genomic window from Deltaproteobacteria bacterium contains:
- the uvrA gene encoding excinuclease ABC subunit A encodes the protein MKVIAVRGARVHNLRDVDVDIPRDALVVVTGPSGSGKSSLAFDTIYAEGQRRYVESLSVHARQFLEQMAKPDVDAIEGLSPAIAIEQRTASRGPRSTVGTVTELYDYLRLLYARVGRVHCPGCGQPIAAYTVQQIVDEALALPERTRFAVIAPVVRGQRGDLADRLARLAREGFTRVAIDGEPYDLSAGIPAVDPDAPHHLDVTVDRLIVKSGVRQRLADSVELALALAGGRVDIAPVDGPRVHRSERFACIDCDVSLPPVEPRLFSFNSPHGACPECEGLGCGACDRSRLRPEARAVRLGGLAIHELARLPLADALAHVRDLDLTARERAIGERIVREVDQRLRFLVDVGLPYLSLDRPAATLSTGEAQRIRVATQLGGALSGVLYVLDEPSIGLHPRDTERLLGALRRLRDLGNTVLVVEHDEATVRAADWVVDMGPGAGVRGGEVVAAGTPAAIASDPRSITGAYLSGRRAIRPPRRRPPARAHLTVRGAREHNLRGIDVAFPVGRFVCVTGVSGSGKSSLVVDTLLPALQARLGGSPERIGAHDRIDGAHHVDRVIAVDSAPIGRSPRSNPATFTGLFQPIRDLFAQLPESRARGYKAGRYSFNVKGGRCEACEGDGVKRIEMHFLPDVYVVCDACGGRRYNRETLEVRFKGYSIADILDLTVAEALGVLAHVPALRVRLEALRDVGLDYLTLGQPAPTLSGGEAQRLKLARELARRGGDRTLYVLDEPTTGLHVSDIDRLLHVLGLLVDDGNTVIVIEHNLDVIRWADWIVDLGPEAGAGGGRVVCAGTPDDVAECAASHTGRALRDARR
- a CDS encoding Crp/Fnr family transcriptional regulator, producing MQDPRRILWYLKKIPLLAELGPEVLARLADLVDVREVRRRDVVYLPGDPGDAVFFVNGGRIKISKVTRDGKALTLSYCGPSEMFGETCLVDGGPRAEMAEAMDNSMITEIPRPDFERLIRDNAQLGYQMVRILAGRRRDIEDKLEALVFRDVTSKLAELLLNLAEEYGVEDARGTLVQLKITHQELANLIGSTRETVSLTLSQFKKKKYITTEGRKVIISDPASLRALF